A stretch of DNA from Lycium ferocissimum isolate CSIRO_LF1 chromosome 4, AGI_CSIRO_Lferr_CH_V1, whole genome shotgun sequence:
CCTCAGGTTTCAAGGATGTTACGGCAGTGCTAAAGACTGCATCTGGTGCAGCCTGCACAAATCATAGAATAATGTTGTTGGTCATTTGAAGCCCAAAAGACTAAGCTATGAAGAGAGGAGATTCAATGAGAATTCTCATACAAAGTAAACTCCACTTATCAAAAAgaagtatgatatgatgtaACATGTCATGGCTATCTGTATGAGATAATACCCTAAAATATCTAGATAATTTCCTAAGAATAACGACAATTCTTATCATCATTAAGAAAAGAACAAGGAAAATAACCTGCAGGGCTTTGACGATGCCATCTATTATTTCAGGTTCAATAAGAGGTTCATCTCCTTGTATATTAACAACAATGTCATACTTCTTAGGAAGCTTTTGAAGAGCTTCATTACAACGCTCAGTTCCTACAAGTTAACAACTAAGCATCATGCCTTCAGCTATTCACAAACTGAAGTTCCAGAAGTTGCAAAAAGAGTATTGAGAAAATAAATGGCATCATGTTTACCATTTCTACATGATTCAGCAGTCATTATCACTTCAGCACCAAAACCCCGACAGCATTCAGCTATCTTTTCATCGTCTGTTGCCACAACTGTCAAACAGCCAACCAAATAAGCAGCTGCAATAACCCTTTTCCAAAACTGCACACAcacactttctttttcttttttattggtGGAGGGGATGGTGGATATGGGAAGGAAAAATAGGCTAAGTTATAGTTGCATCAAGGCAAGTGAAATGGATACATACCAACTTCATCCAATGTCTCAGCAAGCTTTGCCCTTTCCCATGTTCTCTGCGCCATTAAGATTTTGAATATGGTGAGGGTGTCAATTTCTTGTAGCAAGAAAATGATGGCAATCACACTGTTTCTTGATCAAAGCTTCACCAAGGGTAATGGTAAAAGAGAGAAATAGCAAGAATGACatacaaatttccaaaatttacAACCCGCTGACTAGTTTGAAGTTTTTCCGGATTTTTGGGATCTTCATGTTGCCAAGGAAAGCACCTCCCAAAAGCAATAAGTGGATCTAGAAATTTTATACGTGACGATAATAGATCCCTTATTTTAAGTAGTCAAAGCAAACCAATAATTTACTCAGGACTGGCATCATTCTCGGGTATTCAAAGAGATGTTTTTGTTGTAACATTGATTTTGTAACCTATGTTTCATTAGGCATTAGTAGAGTTTCTTCAGTGACTAAACATCCCGCTACCAATATAAAGAAGGGAAGAGGCATGGGTCTGGACTCTGGAGCTATGCCACGTAGAATCATTAATATGCACGAAAACTACAAAAATTCTAGGATCTCTACCAGATACCGGGGCAGGCATGAAACTAAAAACATTATCAGAAACTCTTATCAAAGGATTTGACCTCTGTTGGACCCAAAGCCTTAAAATCGGAACAAGTTTCTCAGTGTTcctattcccttttttttaataacctCCGCAAGAGTCAATTGTGCACGGTCCAAAACTCTGTGGATAACGGAACAAGTTTCTCAATGTTCTTGCGAGCCTCAATTTACGCTTCATTCCACCACTTCAATAAGGTCCACAAACCAGAACTACGCATTGCTCTATCAACAATCAACAGAAAAAACAATAATCACCTTATTTTCCAATAGTTCTGCTTGACGAGCGAGTCATCCAATTTTCCAGTCAACCAATTTGAAATTATCATGCGCCAATCGCCATACAAATATATTGAAACTGGGAGCTGAACTCATTATTAACCGTATTATACTGTGAAAGAGCAAGTAATGACGCCTAGCAGCGTGAATCTTTCCGTAGGGAAAACGACGGGTTATCGCCATCATGGCGGAGCTTAGGGGGGGGCCAAGGGCATCCGGATCCCTATTATATTGTATAAATCAaggtcaaaattatttttcatgtatatgtagTAAAGTTGGCCTTTCCATCTCCTCTTCTGCTCTTTCTTAgtagtattatttttattttggtgcCGCGTAGATCATTATCCTTATGTGTGTACTGCTATGTTACTTTATTTGTTTGATATCTTCATATTTTGCTATCTTATTTCTCTTACATTTCTGCATTTGACCACGTTCTTtttagccgagggtctatcggtaacaacctctctaccctaTAAAGGTAGGTAAGATTtgcgtacatcttaccctccccagaccccactatGTGGGGCTACACTGGGATGTTGTTGTATATGTAGTAAAGTTGGAATCACTTAGCTTCtttgtttactttttttatgttttgaatCCTCTCAGTGAAAATCCTGACTTCCGCTCCACCATTGATCTCCAAGGTAGATCTAATCATATAGAATTTTGGAGTCACTAAGTTCAATGTACTTCTACTCCCACTCAACAAGAGAGAAAATTCTACCATACATTTTAGACTCAattacaaatataaatatttcaaaattcttcTTAACTATACATAATTCAAATTGAAGGTCATACAGCTCTAGAAGTACCTGGATCATGGGCTTTCCTAGGGTATTCAAGCGTGAACCCATTTATTTACGGGAAAAGGTTCAAATTTACCTTTCAAGTATAGTTTACAatttaaatttgccctccgttaaagtttgggatcaaatttgccctccccGTTAGGATACTTGTTATATTTGCCCTTTTATGGATGGAAGTGTGACTTGGAATAAAAAATTAGCCACGTAGACTCCCAAACCCAATTATAGTGATGCGTAGAGGCTCCACGTACTCTCATTCTCATCCATCTTCCCTTCCTTTTCCTCTTTAAACGACGTTCTTTTCGTTTCCTTCACTACGACGTCCTTCTTCTTCCTCCGCCTTGTCGACCGCAGCGCGTGCGGTTCCGGTGACAGCGCGTGTGGTTGTTGACCGCCTCTACACACAGCACTACGCAGTTGACGCATTATCAATCATCCATCAATCGGTTACGTTATTAATTCATAAACTCAAAAATCAAGATGACTTTCTAGAATCTTCTACAAATgcagtgtgtgtgtgtatatatatatgtgtgtgtgtgtgtgtgtgtgtgtgtgtatgtatagaTGTTGTGTATATGAATTAGGCTTTTGATGTATCTGTGGAGGgaaatgaaagtgaaaaaatggCTCCAAATTGAAGTGGGTTTATGTATCTCTATAGGGAGCTATGAAGAGAAACACAAATgctttattttattgatttttgtataatgttgattaattatgtaaattatAGATTAATTGTTTAGGAAAAACTCCACTTAATTGTATGAACTCCACGGTAAAAACGTGTCCGCAAACAATCTCATGTGTATTATTTAGAATACGGAAAAGTATACGTGGAGCCTACGTGGCTAATTTTTTAGTCCAAGTCACACTTCCATCCATAAAAGGGCAAATATAACAATATCCTAACGGGGAGGGCAAATTTGACCCCAAACTTTGACCGGGGgtaaatttaaactataaatcatacttggagggtaaatttgacccttttccctttatttaatgagaaaattacactgtatgttAATTGGGGTAACAATGCTAccaaaattgacccatttttttaattcttacaaaaaaaaaaaaaaaaaatgacccgAACTTTTCTCTCTACGCGCTCTCTCTCTCTGCCTTCTTATATGTTGGTATATATtggtataagtgtctgtatatgtttgtatatgtctgtatatatttgtatatcttgggctattttttgtaatgtaagttttgggctattttattgcaatgtaagtgaccaacttgtacattTCTGAAATTTTCCCCATTTCAGACTCAAATTACAAATATAAACATTTCAAAATTcttcataactatatataatttgaattttaCCTGGATCATGGGCTTACCAAGGATCTGAACTAATGGTTTGCCTTGAAACCGGGTTGAAGCAAAACGGGCGGGTATAATACCTATGACCCGACTCCGAAACTTGTTGGATCGGCTAAGGTAAGCTTTAGCGCCGATAGCTACGGCTAATGCAGCTCCAACAGCTAAGCCGTGAAGAATCCATGATTTTGTTGAGCTAGATGAATTACAGATCGACATATTTTTGTTAATGTGATTTCACAATTGGGAATTTGTCGGTGTTATTTCAGTGTGCAAATTCGATTGTGaatgattattaatgttaattgtGGAGTGAAGTAACTTGCATAATTCAATATTGAAATTATACAAATTTTATAATTTGACAGGTGGctcagtggcggatccagaattttcattgtgttcgaaaaaaaaatatacatatctgtataatttttttttggggcgtTTAAAAGTTAATATATCTTGCATAATCTGAGaaaatttacatatatatatatacataatttttcaCGCATATTAATCGCCATGCATGTGTGTgtctaaaaaattaaattttgtgtaCGAAACAATGTGTACGTAACAAgttatcaaaaataaataaataatgtgtatgttttttttttctagcgcAAAAGTGAGAGTAGTTTTGGAGAAATTGGGATGGAATTTCGGATAAACTGACGAAAATAGTCATCCCTATTACTTGAGCAATTTTGATCATTTAAATTTCTCAAAAAATGAGTACTTTTAATAATCCGTAGATATACAAACTCTGACGGTTAAATTTAATCGAAACgatgaaaatagaaaattattttaacgcAAACTCATAATTAGAAATACAAATTTTGTAGTTTATGTTGCTTTTGGTTTATTTCAGGAGTTTGCTAGCAACTTTTTAAggtgtaatttttataattcTTTATCTGTCTTTTTGTGTCTTGTGTAGTTTTATGTGTCTCGATTTCTGAAATTTTGATGAAAACTCTGATATTCCTGTTTAAATTTAGGGAAAATGACATAATAATACCTATTTAAGattctatattacaaaacataagtatattttttcttatttacaaaacataccaactgaagtacaaaacataacgaatttgcaaaaataaaaaacccacCCTTCCCCACTTTTTCTCGTTCTCTGTGTTAATAGATCCCCCACCCTAccctttttttccaattctttgtTTCATACACATCCAAAAACCCACCCTTCTCGTTTCACACAGATCCCCACCCTTTCCCCCTTTTCCCTATTATCCATATCATACAAATCTCCACCCCACTCCACTCACTTTTTCCTATTCTTTATTTCTTACAGATCCACACCCTTCCCTTAAAACATGGGAGGTGATTTTGATAGATGGGCCACGTGAATTTTTCTCTATCGCTTCGGGAAAGGATCATTGATCCGTGTTTTTCAACTGTGAGAATTTGGTGAGAATTTACAGCGACGGTAATTTGACAAAATTGTGAAattggtatatttttttttccagatctaCAGTTTTCTAGATCTGTGTTCTTCAACTAGTGTGAAGCAGCAAAACAGGGAAATTTGTGCTAAataaagaattggaaaaaaggGATCTGTATGATACGGAGAATAGGGAAAAGGGGGGTCTGTATGATACGGAGATTCAAATTTGTATTAAAATTGTATGATAATTGTATGCCGagtttatatgaaaattttatattaagttttctacgttgttgttgttgtattaaattcgtatgaatattgtatgaatgtTGAATACaatgttattatagttgtttaaatttccaaaaagctaacatgaactttatataaATTTACACAGTTATATACGTATGCTTTTGGTTTATTATAAAACAAATGTGAGAATTGCTTGAGAGATATACGTATTTATACGGTTTTTCATACATAaagttttgataattttaaagctttagcgagatatacacatttcatacacaaaaaattgagcgaagattttaagccttgagtgaaaattttcgtatatgttttgtaagaaatctataattatattttgtaaactgaaaaatatcgttatattttgtaaatatatcctattcttacgtatatatatatatgttattctaATCTTTTTAATCacaatttttattaaatttaacaatCAGAGTTAGCGGATCATGGGCTTGCCAAGGATATGAACGAGTGGTTCCCTCGAAACCGGGTTGAAGCAAAACGGGCGGGTATAATAACTATG
This window harbors:
- the LOC132053250 gene encoding 3-deoxy-manno-octulosonate cytidylyltransferase, mitochondrial codes for the protein MSICNSSSSTKSWILHGLAVGAALAVAIGAKAYLSRSNKFRSRVIGIIPARFASTRFQGKPLVQILGKPMIQRTWERAKLAETLDEVVVATDDEKIAECCRGFGAEVIMTAESCRNGTERCNEALQKLPKKYDIVVNIQGDEPLIEPEIIDGIVKALQAAPDAVFSTAVTSLKPEDAFDPNRVKCVVDNRGYAIYFSRGLIPYNKSGKVNPQFPYLLHLGIQSYDTKFLKIYPELTPTPLQLEEDLEQLKVLENGYKMKVIKVDHEAHGVDTPEDVEKIERFMRERNLA